GGGGTCGGCGCTGGTCGACAAGATCGCTCACGCCAAGGATGCCGATCAGGCGGTTAACGATGTGCTGAGCCTGTGCTCGGCGCTGGCTGAAGGGGTGCGCGGCGCTCGACGCTGATTGGCGTTGCATTCTTCGCGGGGCAAGCCCGCTCCCACAGGTTCACTGCAATCTGTCAGAAAGCACTCGACCTGTGGGAGCGGGCTTGCCCCGCGAATGGCCGCATAGCGGCCCCCATCTAGCCGCCAAAAATCGACAGCTTCAGCGGCCGCACAGCCCCCATCCAGATCGCATGGTCGCGGTGATCCGCCAGCTCATCCCCGGTCAGCGGGTGCAGAAACACCACCAACCCCTTGCGGTACAGCGCCAGCCACGGCAACACCACCCCCACCACCTCAGGCCCGAAAGCCAGCTGGCAGCTCCAGTCCGGATGCGGCCCGACCGGCTGCTGGTGCATGCGCCCCATGGTCACGGGGAACAGCCGCGCGGCCTCTTCGCACAATTCACGCGCCTGCTCGATGGTCGATGCGTCGTAGTACACGTGGGCGTGATACCCCTTGATCCTCTGCACGATAACTCCTGATTGCGGTCAAACCATCACCACCTGCAAAGGGAGTGATGCAGTGAAAAATGCCGAAACCCCAGTGTTCAAGCTGGTCCTGTTCGGGGGCGAGTGCGCCCTTGGCAGTGCGCTGATGGCCGAGCTGCTGTCACGCCAGCACGAAGTGACTGCCGTGGTCGAAGACCTCAACCGCCATGCGCCACGCCCCGGCCTGCATTTCAAGATAGGCGGGCTGAAGAGTGCCGACCAGGCGGAGCAGGGGGCTGCGGGCGGCTCGGCGGTGGTTGCCTTGCTGTCAGCGCTGGCACCGGCTGACCTGCCCACGCAATGGCGAATGAGCGAGGCGCTGGTGACCGGGCTTGCGCGTACGACTATACGCCGGCTGTTGCTGGTGGGCGATTTCGATGTGCTGGACAGGCCCGGTGATTACACCGATGCAGAGCGCGAGGGCGTGGACCAGGTTGTCGATGGGCTGCAACGCAGTGCGCTGCACTGGACGTTGATCAATGCCCCCCAGGCCGACCCGGCGAGCGTGGCGGCGGGGATGGTCGATATGCTCGACCTGGGTTTGCATCGGGGCGAGCATTTGAACTTCGTATCCTGAGGCCTCTTCGCGGGGCAAGCCCGCTTGTGTCTTGGAGAGGGAATAGAATCTGAAGTGAGAGCGGTGAATGGCAAGCTGATAGCCCGAGGTGCCCAGAGCACGTGTGGGAGCAAAAGCTGCCATTCACCGTTCCACTTTGGCGAGAGCCCGAACAGTTGGATGAGGGGCGTAATCTCGAATCACAAGCGTGGGCCAAGCCAAAGCGCTCTCACTCCTTGAGTTTAAGAGGGTTTGGCCATGTCTTCCTCTGTCGGCATCGATGTTTCCAGTGCCACACTTGCTGTTCACATCCGTCCTGAGGGGGTGAACTTCAGTGTTTCCAATGACTTGAAGGGATTCCAACTGCTCGTCGAAAAGCTTGGCGAGTATGCAATTTCAATGGTCTTGCTCGAAGCTACCGGTGGCTACGAGTGCAATGTCCTCAAAGCGCTGCAGGATGCCGATTTTCCGGTTTGCCGGATCAATCCCAGTCGTGCCCGGGACTTTGCCAAGTCGATGGGTAAACGCGCCAAGACCGATCCCATTGACGCAGCTGTTTTGGCTCACCTGGCTGAAGTTATGCCCCCACGGCCTTGCCAGGTGATGACACCCGAGCGGGCTTTGCTGCGCGAACTGCTTATGCAGCGGGATCGCTTCGTCCAACAGCGCGACGATGACAAGCGGCGCCTGAAGCAGGCGCGGGCTCCCAGTGTTTGTTTGCGGTTGGAACAACACATCGCCTATCTGAAGGGTGAAATTCGAGCGCTGGAACAAGAGATCGCACAGCAGGCAGCAGCTTTGCCTGATGATCGGGTTAAACAGCTCACTCAAGTCAAAGGAATTGGTCTGATTACTGCCGGAAAGCTGATGGCCTTGCTGCCAGAGCTGGGCCAGGTGGATAAGAAGGAAATTGCCGCCTTGGTCGGTGTTGCGCCGTTCAACCAGGACAGCGGCAAGCAGTCGGGCAAGCGTTCAATCTGGGGGGGACGCTCACAAGTCAGGCGGGCGCTCTATATGGCCTGCTGGGTGGTGATACGGCACAACAAGGACTTCTGCGAGCGCTACAAAGCACTGCGAGCCCAGGGGAAGTGCGCGAAAGTATCGGTGGTGGCGTGTATGCGAGTATTGATAGTGAGGCTAAATGCGATGCTCAAGACCGGAACGCCCTGGAAGGAGCAAATAGCTCATTCGTAGGAGCAAGCCTTGCTGGCGATGCCCGGCACAGCCGGGCCTGGGGCGCTACGCGCCCCATCGCCGGCAAGGCCAGCTTCCACAAGAAGACAGTTGCTCCCACAAGTACTGCACAGCTGTCCAATCCTGTGGTGTACCGGTGGGAGCGGGCTTGCCCCGCGAAGAGGCCCTCAAGCCTCACGCTCATTTTCCAGCCAATCAACAAACCGCTCGATCAACGCCCCCCGCCGCTTGCGCGGCGGCAGCACCACGTAATACCCCCGCGCCGACCGCAAACTGCCCTCCAACGGCCGGCACAGCAGCCCCTGTTCAACCAGCCCATCCACAAGGTGCCCCCAGCCAATCGCCACCCCTTGCCCGGCAATCGCTGCCTGGATCAACAAGGTGTAGTTATCAAAGCGCAATTGCCCCGGCGGCGGTGGGCTGTCTACGCCAAACCCCCGAAACACCCCCGCCCAATCAAACCAGCGGCTGGCCTGTTCACCCCGCAGGTGAAGCAACGGCAAACGCTGCAAAGCCACGGCTGACAAGGGTTTGCCATGAATCAGCCGTGGGCTGCAAACCGGGAATACCTCTTCATCGAACAGCCACCGACTTTCGCCTTGATGAAAGCGCCCATCACCAAACAGCACCGCCACATCAATATCCGGCCGCAGCATCGCCTGACTGCGCTCACCCGTCACCAGGCTCACATCCACCTGTGGATAAGCCTCATGAAAGCGTTGCAAGCGGGGCATCAGCCAGAACGACGCGAAGGCAAAGTCGGTTGCCACCTGAAGCACCTCGCGCTGGCCCCGACCACTGGTCAGGGCCAGCCCATCGTCCATGGCCTGCAGCCCTTGGTGCACCTGCTCGAACAGCAACTGGCCAGCCTCGGTCAGCGCAATGCCCCGGTAGATCCGGTCGAACAGCCGGGTACCCAGCTGGGCCTCCAGGCGCTTTACCTGCTGGCTCACGGCGGGCTGGGTGGTCCCCAGCTCAAGCGCCGCAGCAGTAAAGCCCCGCAACCGTGCAGCGGCCTCGAACACGCGCAGGGTATCGAGCGACAGCTCGGCAAGGCGCTCAAACATAAGCTCAGCTAATCCCAGTCATTGCCCGGCATGGGCTTTACCCATGTTATCCACAGTCGCATCTTGGTAGGCAAGCGGTTCGCATAACCTTCAACGATGGAAGCCAACCATGACACGCCCCAATATCCTGTTCATCATGGCCGACCAGATGGCCGCGCCCATGCTGCCAATCTATGCCCCTTCGCCCATCCACATGCCCAACCTCGCCCGCCTCGCCGAGCAGGCCGTGGTGTTCGACTCTGCCTACTGCAACAGCCCGCTGTGCGCACCGTCGCGCTTCACCCTGGTCAGCGGCCAGTTGCCCAGCCGCATCGGCGCCTACGACAACGCCGCCGACTTCCCCGCTGATGTGCCGACTTATGCTCATTACCTGCGCCGTCTCGGCTACCGCACCGCGCTGTCGGGCAAGATGCACTTCTGCGGCCCGGACCAGTTGCACGGCTACGAGGAACGGCTGACCAGCGACATCTACCCCGCCGATTACGGCTGGGCCGTGAACTGGGACGCCCCCGACGAGCGCCCGAGCTGGTACCACAACATGTCGTCGGTGCTGCAGGCCGGCCCCTGCGTGCGCACCAATCAACTGGATTTCGACGAGGAGGTGGTGTTCAAGGCCCGCCAGTATCTCTACGACCACGTGCGCGAAGACGATGGCCGGCCGTTTTGCCTGACCGTGTCGATGACCCACCCCC
The sequence above is drawn from the Pseudomonas putida genome and encodes:
- a CDS encoding IS110 family transposase codes for the protein MSSSVGIDVSSATLAVHIRPEGVNFSVSNDLKGFQLLVEKLGEYAISMVLLEATGGYECNVLKALQDADFPVCRINPSRARDFAKSMGKRAKTDPIDAAVLAHLAEVMPPRPCQVMTPERALLRELLMQRDRFVQQRDDDKRRLKQARAPSVCLRLEQHIAYLKGEIRALEQEIAQQAAALPDDRVKQLTQVKGIGLITAGKLMALLPELGQVDKKEIAALVGVAPFNQDSGKQSGKRSIWGGRSQVRRALYMACWVVIRHNKDFCERYKALRAQGKCAKVSVVACMRVLIVRLNAMLKTGTPWKEQIAHS
- a CDS encoding choline sulfate utilization transcriptional regulator, which gives rise to MFERLAELSLDTLRVFEAAARLRGFTAAALELGTTQPAVSQQVKRLEAQLGTRLFDRIYRGIALTEAGQLLFEQVHQGLQAMDDGLALTSGRGQREVLQVATDFAFASFWLMPRLQRFHEAYPQVDVSLVTGERSQAMLRPDIDVAVLFGDGRFHQGESRWLFDEEVFPVCSPRLIHGKPLSAVALQRLPLLHLRGEQASRWFDWAGVFRGFGVDSPPPPGQLRFDNYTLLIQAAIAGQGVAIGWGHLVDGLVEQGLLCRPLEGSLRSARGYYVVLPPRKRRGALIERFVDWLENEREA
- a CDS encoding NAD(P)H-binding protein translates to MKNAETPVFKLVLFGGECALGSALMAELLSRQHEVTAVVEDLNRHAPRPGLHFKIGGLKSADQAEQGAAGGSAVVALLSALAPADLPTQWRMSEALVTGLARTTIRRLLLVGDFDVLDRPGDYTDAEREGVDQVVDGLQRSALHWTLINAPQADPASVAAGMVDMLDLGLHRGEHLNFVS
- a CDS encoding DOPA 4,5-dioxygenase family protein, translated to MQRIKGYHAHVYYDASTIEQARELCEEAARLFPVTMGRMHQQPVGPHPDWSCQLAFGPEVVGVVLPWLALYRKGLVVFLHPLTGDELADHRDHAIWMGAVRPLKLSIFGG